The Armatimonadota bacterium genome window below encodes:
- the asnS gene encoding asparagine--tRNA ligase, with protein MEARWIRVCEVSRHVGEEVELRGWLYDKRSSGKVRFLLVRDGSGILQAVLAKPEASDDLFRLYDALTQESALIVRGVVREDARAPGGYEVAVRDLWIVHRAEGYPITPKEHGIEFLLDHRHLWLRSRRPNAVLRIRADVIRAAEAYLQGQGYLRVDAPILTPAAVEGTTTLFEVDYFDRKAYLTQSGQLYMEAAAMAFGRVYCLGPTFRAEKSKTRRHLTEFWMLEPEAAYMGLEECMALAEGLVVAIVEEVLRHRRAELHLLGRDLGALERVRPPFPRISYDEAVRRVNEAGLVMPWGKDFGGDEETVLSRAFDRPVFVHRYPAACKAFYMQPDPERPEVVLNFDLLAPEGYGEIIGGGQRIHDLALLERRLAEHGLPPEPYAWYLDLRRYGSVPHAGFGLGIERTVAWICGLDHVREAIPFPRLLYRLGP; from the coding sequence ATGGAGGCGAGGTGGATCCGCGTGTGTGAGGTGAGCCGGCACGTGGGGGAGGAGGTGGAACTGCGGGGGTGGCTGTATGACAAGCGGAGCAGCGGCAAGGTCCGGTTCCTGCTGGTGCGGGACGGCTCCGGCATCCTCCAGGCGGTCCTGGCGAAGCCCGAAGCCTCCGACGACCTGTTCCGCCTCTACGACGCCCTCACCCAGGAGTCCGCCCTCATCGTCCGAGGGGTGGTGCGGGAGGATGCCCGGGCGCCGGGCGGATACGAGGTCGCGGTGCGGGATCTCTGGATCGTGCATCGGGCGGAAGGGTATCCCATCACCCCGAAGGAGCACGGGATTGAGTTCCTGCTGGATCACCGGCACCTGTGGCTCCGCAGCCGCCGCCCGAACGCTGTGCTCCGCATCCGGGCAGACGTGATCCGGGCCGCGGAGGCTTACCTCCAGGGGCAGGGATACCTCCGGGTAGACGCGCCCATCCTCACGCCCGCCGCGGTAGAGGGGACCACCACCCTCTTCGAGGTGGACTACTTCGACCGCAAGGCCTACCTCACCCAGAGCGGACAGCTGTACATGGAGGCCGCGGCCATGGCCTTCGGCCGGGTGTACTGCCTGGGCCCGACCTTCCGGGCGGAGAAGTCCAAAACCCGGCGCCACCTCACGGAGTTCTGGATGCTGGAGCCGGAGGCCGCCTACATGGGCCTGGAGGAGTGCATGGCGCTCGCGGAGGGGCTCGTGGTGGCCATCGTGGAGGAGGTGCTCCGACACCGACGGGCCGAGCTCCACCTCCTCGGTCGGGATCTCGGGGCGCTGGAGCGGGTCCGCCCGCCGTTCCCCCGCATCTCCTACGACGAAGCGGTGCGGCGGGTGAACGAGGCCGGTCTCGTGATGCCCTGGGGGAAGGACTTCGGGGGGGATGAGGAGACGGTCCTCAGCCGCGCCTTCGATCGCCCCGTGTTCGTGCACCGCTACCCCGCGGCCTGCAAGGCCTTCTACATGCAGCCCGACCCGGAACGCCCAGAGGTGGTCCTGAACTTCGACCTCCTGGCTCCCGAAGGGTACGGGGAGATCATCGGCGGGGGGCAGCGGATCCACGACCTGGCGCTCCTGGAGCGACGGCTCGCCGAGCACGGACTCCCCCCGGAGCCCTACGCGTGGTATCTGGACCTGCGGCGGTACGGCTCCGTACCCCATGCGGGGTTCGGGCTGGGGATCGAGCGGACGGTGGCGTGGATCTGCGGCCTGGATCACGTGCGGGAGGCCATCCCCTTCCCCCGGCTCCTCTACCGGCTCGGCCCCTGA
- the pfp gene encoding diphosphate--fructose-6-phosphate 1-phosphotransferase: protein MDPRGKDLGILVGGGPAPGINGVIGAVTIEARNRGLRVWGIYDGWQWLMQEEARTLRERGHVRELQIADVSRIHFDGGSLLRASRANPTRREEDLNRVVRNLQELGIGYLVTVGGDDTAFAAARVCERARGAIRFVHVPKTIDNDLPLPGGAPTFGFNTAKQVGFELVRNLMEDSRTTNRWFFISVMGRSAGHLALGIGKAAGATLTLIPEEFPERTSLTLVADVLEAAMLKRRVMGREDGVAIVAEGILERVPEEELAAQEGVRIVRDPYGHLRLAELDLAYILKSMVERRFRDRGEQITIVHKSIGYELRCAPPIASDSEYVRDLGYGAVRYLLEEAGSQGAMVCMEAGQLRYVDFTELLDPQTGRTRVRRVDLQSTAYRVAREYMIRLEPEDLRDPQMLRRLSAAAGMTPEAFRARYEPAARVGSLTTGT from the coding sequence ATGGACCCTCGGGGAAAGGACCTGGGCATCCTGGTGGGCGGGGGACCGGCTCCCGGGATCAACGGGGTCATCGGGGCCGTCACCATCGAGGCCCGAAACCGGGGACTCCGGGTTTGGGGGATCTACGATGGGTGGCAGTGGCTCATGCAGGAGGAGGCCCGGACCCTGCGGGAGCGGGGGCACGTGCGGGAGCTCCAGATCGCGGACGTCTCCCGGATCCACTTCGACGGCGGATCCCTCCTCCGGGCCTCCCGGGCAAACCCCACCCGGCGGGAGGAGGACCTGAACCGGGTGGTCCGCAACCTCCAGGAGCTGGGAATCGGGTATCTCGTCACCGTGGGGGGAGACGACACCGCCTTCGCCGCGGCCCGGGTGTGCGAGCGGGCGCGGGGCGCCATCCGGTTCGTCCACGTGCCCAAGACGATCGACAACGACCTCCCGCTCCCGGGCGGAGCGCCCACCTTCGGGTTCAACACCGCCAAGCAGGTGGGGTTTGAACTGGTGCGCAACCTCATGGAGGACTCCCGCACCACGAACCGCTGGTTCTTCATCAGCGTCATGGGCCGCAGTGCGGGGCACCTGGCCCTGGGCATCGGGAAGGCGGCGGGCGCCACCCTCACCTTGATCCCGGAAGAGTTCCCCGAGCGGACCTCCCTGACCCTGGTGGCGGACGTGCTGGAAGCGGCCATGCTGAAGCGTCGGGTCATGGGACGGGAGGACGGGGTGGCCATCGTGGCGGAAGGGATCTTGGAGCGGGTGCCGGAGGAGGAGCTGGCCGCGCAGGAGGGTGTCCGGATCGTACGGGACCCCTACGGTCATCTGCGCCTGGCGGAACTGGATCTGGCGTACATCCTGAAGAGCATGGTGGAGCGGCGGTTCAGGGATCGGGGGGAGCAGATCACCATCGTGCACAAGAGCATCGGGTACGAGCTGCGGTGCGCCCCGCCCATCGCCTCGGATTCCGAGTACGTGCGGGACCTCGGCTACGGAGCGGTGCGCTACCTCCTGGAAGAGGCCGGGTCCCAGGGAGCCATGGTGTGCATGGAGGCGGGGCAGCTGCGTTACGTGGACTTCACGGAGCTGCTGGACCCCCAGACGGGACGGACCCGGGTGCGTCGGGTGGACCTCCAGTCCACCGCCTACCGGGTGGCCCGGGAGTACATGATCCGCCTGGAGCCGGAGGACCTACGGGACCCGCAGATGCTGCGACGGCTGAGCGCGGCCGCGGGGATGACCCCCGAGGCGTTCCGGGCCCGATACGAACCCGCAGCGCGGGTGGGATCCCTCACCACAGGTACCTGA
- a CDS encoding AAA family ATPase: MARGQDAGRVIALVNQKGGCGKTTTAVNLGACLAALGFRVLLVDLDPQANATVSLGLEPGELEQTIYHVITESRTDGGGISLEDILRPSTVPGLAVAPSSIDLAAAELELVARIGREHVLRRKLEPLRDRYDFVVIDTPPSLGLLTLNALVAADQIVIPIQTHYYALLGMRQLLRTLQMVRDEIGHRVEILGVLATMYDGRNNLSREILRGIHEFFGEKVFQTTIHFSIKLVESSMAGVPIFLHLPQSRGAQEYMSLAKEVVAREQIAGGTPTRDPGPHPGHEPEAARAGSPQPFGGDE, encoded by the coding sequence ATGGCACGGGGGCAAGACGCGGGGCGCGTCATCGCCCTCGTCAACCAGAAAGGGGGCTGTGGGAAGACCACCACCGCAGTGAACCTCGGGGCGTGCCTGGCGGCCCTGGGCTTCCGGGTGCTGCTGGTGGATCTGGATCCGCAGGCGAACGCCACGGTGAGCCTGGGCTTGGAACCCGGGGAGCTGGAACAGACCATCTACCACGTGATCACGGAGAGCCGTACGGATGGGGGCGGCATCTCCCTGGAGGACATCCTGCGGCCCTCCACGGTCCCAGGCCTTGCGGTGGCTCCCTCCTCCATTGACCTGGCCGCCGCGGAGTTGGAGCTCGTGGCTCGGATCGGGCGGGAGCACGTCCTGCGTCGGAAGCTCGAGCCCCTGCGGGATCGGTACGATTTCGTGGTCATCGACACCCCCCCTTCCCTGGGGCTGCTGACCCTGAACGCCCTCGTGGCCGCGGACCAGATCGTCATCCCCATCCAGACCCACTACTACGCCCTGCTGGGGATGCGGCAGCTGCTGCGTACCCTCCAGATGGTGCGGGATGAGATCGGGCATCGGGTGGAGATCCTGGGGGTGCTTGCCACCATGTACGACGGCCGCAACAACCTCAGCCGGGAGATCCTGCGGGGAATCCACGAGTTCTTCGGGGAGAAGGTTTTCCAGACCACCATTCACTTCAGCATTAAACTGGTGGAGTCCTCCATGGCGGGGGTCCCCATCTTCCTGCACCTCCCCCAATCTCGGGGGGCACAGGAGTACATGAGCCTGGCAAAAGAGGTGGTGGCACGTGAGCAGATCGCGGGAGGAACTCCGACGCGGGATCCGGGCCCTCATCCAGGACACGAGCCAGAAGCTGCGCGAGCTGGAAGCCCCCAGCCATTCGGAGGGGACGAGTAG